GATATATGCGTTGGAACTGGCAAAAGAAAACCTATGTTTTGGTGGCTGCCAGGGATCATGATGCCTCTGACCATTGCGAACGTACACATAAATAAAGGTCGCTTGCACGCAGCAGCTGTCAGCGTACCTCATCTCGTCAAGCTGAACGGAGCCCGCAATTCTCAATATCAAATACTCTATATCTATCCAAAGCTTGCATAATTTTCTCGCTCTGTTGCCGTATCCCACCACATCGCAAACAGCTCAACGTTCCCTATCCCGAAACCATGGGTCACCATTGGTATGCGTGGCCTTGGAAGGACGTGAACAGCTACGCTAATTCTATCGCAGCCCTACGTGCAAAAAGTCCTGTTCTACCCGATGCGTTAGAAAAGGCCATGTCGAACTCTGCGAGACTCATAACGAATACTATAAGCCGGGTAAACAGTGTGTTTCCTGTCACTCAGACGATACTAGAAACGGGACCGCCGCGGCTGTAGTTCAGCCTGCTGGACAGACAGGTGAAAATGAAGGCCATGTACTGGTTGATCAGATGCCCCCTATAGATGAACAGCCAGCGTTGAACTGTTGATCTTTTGCCGGAGTTCACCAAGCCTCGTCATATCGACGGAGTGCGTGTAGCCAAAATGAGGAATGCACAATGCCTGAGTCATGACTTTGGACACCTGGATGTCTGCTGGGGACAACGCAACTGTTGTATCGGTGGATATAGCAGGCATGTCTGATACAGTAGAGATCTTTAGTATAgattaaagatatttattactagATATCTTTCTCTAGAACTCGGCCGCCTTTCCTAGTACCTTCGATATCTTCGATCCTGAGTCAGTACTCCTTTAGCATTAAACTCTGAAAGTGCGTTGCTGGCCAGTCCGCATATAGTTGGCCGAATATCTCTGGATAACCCGTCAAGGCGGATGTTATTCAAGGCACTGAGGGTGACGCATTGCCACTCAACCCGAGTGATCCAGTCTATACTGAAGAGATACAACAGTCACGACAGAGTAACGTTGGCGGATTCTGTCAGTTATATAGCATACCCTTTCAGAGCCCTGGAAAAGGATGACACTCGACAAAGCTTACTATGCATATGAAACATATTAAAAGTATGgtactagaatattagagaattaaatcttttaaacttattaaattagtagCATTCTTAAGactataattatcttattttcACCATCCACCGTGAAAGGAATCGCATAAACATACACAAACACATCCACAAAGTATACCAGCAGAGAAATTGTATCTCCGCGATTGATAGCAACCCATACAGTCCTCCACCACTTGATTTCAGACCCCGAGCCTGCAGGTCCATGGATCTCTCACATTCCTCTACGTTCGATGGTGGATCCTTATCCCGTGGTTCGTTCACCACGCGCAGTTCCGCCGTTTCGCTggcccatttcctccatctgTGTCCGTCCCGTGAAAAATCACTCCTGGGAACTCGGGAGCTTTCAAACTCCGTCTCCAAGAGCTTTGTCCAAGCCCGAAGACTATTCTTGATGTCCATATCCGGGGCGGCAATCCAATCGTTGTGGTTCTTGCCGCACATGTTGCATTCAAGAGTTTTCGTCTGGCCTGTAAATTCAGCCAAGACCAGcttcttaatactaattatgTTTCTGCATTGGATCTGGAAGAGGGGATCTTGCTTCCTGTAGCACTGCTTACTGCTACTGGCTGCATTCTCTCGAAGATAGTATATCTTGTAAGAGCCCTCTCTCGTATGTGCCGGCGTGAGACATACAGTACCGGGGATTCTCAGAGGGTTGAGAAGTTCTGCCATGAGAATCTGCCGCACTTTCTCGTCGATCGATATTCTGAAGGGCTCGTTCTTCATTACTGAGGCGTCTGGGACCAAGGCTGGGACCAATTGCAAGGCTCTCGCGGCAGGCTTCGTGGATCGATCTTTCCAgtcaccttcatcttcgagTACTTTCCCCGGTTCACGCATGGAATACTTTACGTGAGTTGGGGAGAGAGGATAACTATCGATTTCATCACGACGGGAAGCAggaggggtggtgggagcTGTGGGTATAGTGACCGCGACGCTCTGCGGAGCCGAGAGGATAGACCCTATCTCGGATTCATATCCGTAGCCAGGCTGAACGTTAGAATTGAGCGTCTCTGGCAGGATAGGCACCTTACTTGGGTTACTTTCTGTCGACGGCATGGTCCCCGGTAGTAGTAGCGCCATTCTGCGACATCCGTCCGAGGGGGAGGAAACGCGAGCAGCGCTTAGCATGCTGTGTCGCATTTCATCGATCGAAAGGCCGTTGGAATAGCGCAGTCCGGCGCTTGGAAGCTTTGCTGTGTCTCGGTACTGCAGTTGTTCAACCAAATACTGGCCAACATCATACACGAATTGGATGAATAGCCACCGGCTGATGCCCTTGTCAAGTTCTCTTCGGCCTGTGTCGTAAACCCTTTGGATGGATTGTAGCGGGTCCTCGCGTCCTGCTAGCAAATGTAAAGACAGACAGAGCCCCAAGAAGCTGACACGTACCAGCGTGGAATGGAGTGGTGGCCTCTTCTGTGTATTAGACAACACTCGAACAACGCTCTTCCCAAGTATAATGTGTAGTTGATGAGAATTTAGAAGTAGGCCTTGCCGCTCTTCTAATTCCCCAAACGCCGGCCCTAATTGAGTAAAGTGATCTGGACCAGGGGCGGGCAGTAGGAGAAAACGGCGGACCTCGCCTTGCAGTGTTGTAGCGATCAACTGCGCATGCTCTTTCGCGTCAGAGGCCATTTTTTGACGAACAAGAGCCTGAGCGGCCCGACGCAAACAATGAGGCGTAGCTGTAAGTGGGTTCCCGAATCTTTTCTCCAGGGACTCATATGCCATTTGGACCGTTCCTTCAGGGGCTCCATGGTGTCCTTGTGGCTGTGGATAATGGATGTTTACTGGCCCATAAAATTTGGTATCATTGAACTGGGGGCCCTCACCTGTGTTGTTGTTCTGCTTCCCCGGGTAAGCGCTGAAACTCGTCTGCATATTGTGGCCCATGAGGAGTGGTCTTATGAGAGTAGAAGAACTGATATGTGCAAGTATCGTCCAGGCAATCGATCTGTGGCGTTCCCACCAGCCAGGGACGTGGGTGAGATGACATGCGACCAAAATTTATACTTGGTGAACCATTTCCAGAGGCTCACAAATGGACTGTGATAAGTGCAAGTCAGCTAAACATCGGCTATTTCTAGTATCATGCGGTGAGTTGTACAGCGTTGAAGCAGCACACATTGGGCTTGGAGGTTGGGACAGCCATATTGACCTGGAAGGTGATTGCTAATCTTAACGGAAATACGAGCCTCAATAGGGGGTGTGACTGGCTGTCCGGAAACATGGAGACCCGGGCAAACAGTTGCCTTTGACGGTATTGGTATACCAGTGATGAACGAACGGTCGAAAGGCTGAGATCCATCGTTCGCGAGTCACACATCGAACTATTTGCTGACATGCATGCAAGCACTGCAACCACAGTGGCGTCAGAAGAATTTTCCCGACAGCGCAGAAAGCGACAGAACCCAAAGAACGAGGCTGCAGTCGGGCAGTATGGTTTCAGAACGATCTGTTGTCTTTGGCAAGACTCATCAGTGTCAGAGATCTCCTGTGTCAATTCGAATTCAgccccccccccccttcaAGCATGGCAAACACCAGATTTACGTGCCTGGTTTCCGAAACAATGGACACTGTCGATGCCGCCGGAAGCAACTACAGCAAAATCAGACACGACAGCCACCTTCCTGAATCCCTCCATGGGGCCGGTCAGGCTCTGCAATCTGTCCAGAGCGCCCTCGGATGTGTCCAAGGTCGAGTAGGAGTATATGGAGACTCGGTTGGGAGCTGTCTTCAGTCACTGACAGCATGCCACGCCAAAGCAAAACTCTCTGAGGAGATTTTCATAGACGTTGCCCAAGCTCGCACCGATCGGAGGGTCGAGGCTTACGGGGAGGCTGTCAGAAGGAAAACTGGCGGGAGGATGATTGAGCAATTGGCCCAAGGGATGGTGGCTGATCTATGTATTCTGGTGAGCCACAGCACGGCCAAGGGAATCATGGAAGGGCAAATGGAACAGCTACGGGCAGAGATGGAAAGGCTGTCGAAGATGGAGCCCTCCATATCACCAACACGGCCGCATAACCAGTTCTCCAGCTATGGCTCGGGGAACCAATTCAATGCTACTGGGGGGACTCAGAACAACAATACAGGAAACGGCAACCAGTTCTCTGGGGCAACCTTCACTGGCCCGGTCAGTTTTGGCAAGAATGCATGACGCCatatctttcttttctttgtgGGCCTGTCTACTGTTCACTGTAAGCGGGCCACGAGTATCGTTGTTGGAATTAAACTCGTTGTATTAAATGAATTACCATATCTCCACCACAGCCTAGAAATCGCTAGATGCGACAAAAGGTCGGCCAAACGACACCGGCCCATGAAAACTGCCCAAGAACTGATTCCCATCGCCGGTATTATTACTCTGCGCGCCCCCGTTCACGTTGAATTGTGGACCAGAGCCAGAATTGTTAAACTCGTAGTGCTttgcctgttcctgttccgccGAATCCATCCAGGGCCTATCGAATCCGCCACCCACAGGAACAAGAGTAAGAAGGACTTTGGCATAGGCGGCTGCAGACAAGGCTGCATAGCCTTGCCAATCATCCTGCTTGTGGGAATCGCAGTAGTCGGATATACCGCGGATCACCAAACAAGGTAGTTGGTTCACGAggccagcagcctccatctcaaagcACAGGATCCCCCCTCCTAGACCCTGCGCAACAAGGTCCCGTGTTTGTGCATCCTTGATAACCTGATTCCCGGATGCAATCAAGCCATAGTGAATGCGAGGCTCGAGAGACTTCCGCGATATGCGATCCACGAGCTGCATCTGGTCACACGCCGAGCAATCCGTGGCATTTTTGCAATGATTATACGTTGCGTTGAACAGCCAGTCCCTGTCCGGCCGCGAGAAATGCTCCTTCATATACTCGTGTCTCGCTACTTTATCTGCGATGGTGGCTTGGATTTCCAGCCCATTGACCATGTGATTACTGCGCATCTGGGACACGGCGCTTAACAGCACTGGCGGGGGCCGGTTGAACGAGCCGGTATTCTCAAAGAAGTTGTCAGAGAGCGCTTTGCCATGGTCATGCTGGATCACACCCCCTGAAAGCCCAGACGGCGTGCTGACAACAACATCGCCGAGACGAATGTCGATGCTCCCGTCGTTGCCGGGTGCCGgtacgccgccgccgatcCCGACCATAAGACCGTAGGCTATGGACGAGAATGTCGAGAGCATCTGAGAGAGAACAGTGGCTGCAGATGTTGTTCCATACGTACCGGATGGTAGACAGACAAGAACGACATTATGGCCGCTTATTCTGCCGAGTGTGTATGAGTTTTGATCGGATGGCGCTTGCGGGGGAGATGGATGGGTCTGCTCGAGCATAGTCTTCGCggccgccagctccagcggcAGTGCGCAGATCCAGGCAGTGTCATAGTCGGCATGTTGGAGTTTGTCGGGGGCCATTATCCAGTCAACGTTCTAAGGGTTTAGACGTCGCTAGGCTGACGTTGTGGTTAGGCGTGGGATAGGTAGAACGGGGTAGGTATGTCAAATTAAACAAACGGCCGAAGAAGTAAAGGGAAATACTGTATGGTATTGCGAGGTTTGGCGACAATTTACTACAGAGGTGTTGTCTGGCAAGGCGGCTTTTAGCAGCCTGAGAATCATTTGACGCCCGGTACGGCAGACTCCGGAACAAAAGTGTAAGAATGCAAATGTCATGTAAGCGCTAGTATAAGACCGTATTACAATGAAATTTGTTTATTAATAGGTGCTACAGCTGTATTTTCAATCATAGTAACTTAATAGATAAACACAATTCAGAGATAAGGTGACGATATGGGGAGAATTTGCAGGATCCTGGGCGGTTGGTGCCCATCTAGCCGCCAATGATGGGGATAACGTGGCTATTTGTACTTGACAGCACTGCACAATCAGGTGGTGGCACAGAGGTGGAAGGGCCTTTTGCGATGCGGTGCTGTTCTTGGGCCAAAGCACAATGTACGCGGGGTCCAAATAGCAAAAGCTCCACTATCGGCATCCCACATGTAGCATTATTAACATGTCCCCCGCACGGAATGATGggtatataaaatagacgCCTGGTGTTGGTCTACGATTTGATCCTCAGACTCTTCAACCCAACTTGCATAATCAACGCCTTCTCAAGATCTCAGATATCGCACCTTCTTGGAATCATGCCGTGGGTGATGtctcttcctgctttctAATGCTTAACCTAACGCGAAGGCAGAGAGCAGATGTATTTCAACCTCGGTCAACATTCTCGGCCAGTGACCACTTCGTCTGAGGAGGCCCAGCTGTGGTGCAACCGCGGTCTTGTATGGGCGTACTCCTTCAACGTCGGGGAGGCAGAGAGATGCTTTGAACGAGCGGCCAAATACGACCCTAACTGCGCGATGGCCTTTTGGGGCGTCGCCTATTCTGCCGGTCCAAACTACAACAAGGCATGGAGATACTTCGACGCGAAGGACCTCCGTGACTCAATCCAAAGAGCGAACGACGCTATAAGATGTGGTGCTGAGGTTTCTGAGCAAGCCACCCCGGTGGAGCAAGGACTATTAAAGGCAATTGCCGCTCGTTTCCCCCCAGCGGACAACATTCCCAAGGATCTGAGTCCCTTTGATCGCGCATA
Above is a window of Aspergillus puulaauensis MK2 DNA, chromosome 2, nearly complete sequence DNA encoding:
- a CDS encoding uncharacterized protein (InterPro:IPR031353;~PFAM:PF17106;~TransMembrane:1 (o587-606i)); translated protein: MQTSFSAYPGKQNNNTGEGPQFNDTKFYGPVNIHYPQPQGHHGAPEGTVQMAYESLEKRFGNPLTATPHCLRRAAQALVRQKMASDAKEHAQLIATTLQGEVRRFLLLPAPGPDHFTQLGPAFGELEERQGLLLNSHQLHIILGKSVVRVLSNTQKRPPLHSTLVRVSFLGLCLSLHLLAGREDPLQSIQRVYDTGRRELDKGISRWLFIQFVYDVGQYLVEQLQYRDTAKLPSAGLRYSNGLSIDEMRHSMLSAARVSSPSDGCRRMALLLPGTMPSTESNPSKVPILPETLNSNVQPGYGYESEIGSILSAPQSVAVTIPTAPTTPPASRRDEIDSYPLSPTHVKYSMREPGKVLEDEGDWKDRSTKPAARALQLVPALVPDASVMKNEPFRISIDEKVRQILMAELLNPLRIPGTVCLTPAHTREGSYKIYYLRENAASSSKQCYRKQDPLFQIQCRNIISIKKLVLAEFTGQTKTLECNMCGKNHNDWIAAPDMDIKNSLRAWTKLLETEFESSRVPRSDFSRDGHRWRKWASETAELRVVNEPRDKDPPSNVEECERSMDLQARGLKSSGGGLYGLLSIAEIQFLCWYTLWMCLCMFMRFLSRWMVKIR
- a CDS encoding uncharacterized protein (COG:S;~EggNog:ENOG410PQQW;~InterPro:IPR031352,IPR031353;~PFAM:PF17106,PF17107) gives rise to the protein MDTVDAAGSNYSKIRHDSHLPESLHGAGQALQSVQSALGCVQGRVGVYGDSVGSCLQSLTACHAKAKLSEEIFIDVAQARTDRRVEAYGEAVRRKTGGRMIEQLAQGMVADLCILVSHSTAKGIMEGQMEQLRAEMERLSKMEPSISPTRPHNQFSSYGSGNQFNATGGTQNNNTGNGNQFSGATFTGPVSFGKNA
- a CDS encoding uncharacterized protein (COG:M;~EggNog:ENOG410PF7T;~InterPro:IPR000845,IPR035994,IPR031353;~PFAM:PF01048,PF17106;~go_function: GO:0003824 - catalytic activity [Evidence IEA];~go_process: GO:0009116 - nucleoside metabolic process [Evidence IEA]), producing the protein MAPDKLQHADYDTAWICALPLELAAAKTMLEQTHPSPPQAPSDQNSYTLGRISGHNVVLVCLPSGTYGTTSAATVLSQMLSTFSSIAYGLMVGIGGGVPAPGNDGSIDIRLGDVVVSTPSGLSGGVIQHDHGKALSDNFFENTGSFNRPPPVLLSAVSQMRSNHMVNGLEIQATIADKVARHEYMKEHFSRPDRDWLFNATYNHCKNATDCSACDQMQLVDRISRKSLEPRIHYGLIASGNQVIKDAQTRDLVAQGLGGGILCFEMEAAGLVNQLPCLVIRGISDYCDSHKQDDWQGYAALSAAAYAKVLLTLVPVGGGFDRPWMDSAEQEQAKHYEFNNSGSGPQFNVNGGAQSNNTGDGNQFLGSFHGPVSFGRPFVASSDF